The following are encoded together in the Clostridia bacterium genome:
- the prmC gene encoding peptide chain release factor N(5)-glutamine methyltransferase, which translates to MRKFVSKIGGQAVLEGVMMRGEKSVATAVRTSDGRIEVETERIPQETKWWKKVPVLRGFLNFFAMMIVGSKVLTRSAELYGEDMGEPSKFELWLAERSKKSVMDIAIFIGVLLGVVFAIGLFVALPVGVVTLFEYIPGFKGVHYVWRNLVVSGVRLIILLGYLFAVSLVPDIKRVFMYHGAEHKVITCFEQGEELTVENARKMSRLHDRCGTSFLVITVFVSVLASAFLPAFDNVGNRMLSFLLRFVTRLALLPVVAGVSYEVLKGLAKFDNPFVRILKKPGLWFQLLTTREPDDSMLEVSLTSFKTVMEMDADETIPTKKFNVRKDYRLVRREALSYITESDEAETLVDWISAFYLKVERSELATTELIDESATNSIKEAAKRVGAGEPLQYVLGETSFYGVTIKTDARALIPRGDTEFLVEEALKRDLSEGKRVLDICTGTGAIALVLALKTKAEVFASDVSEEALSLARENKEALGANVTFIQSDLFASIEGSFDLITANPPYIPRAEIEKLDANVRKEPFLALCGGEDGLDCYRAIRESVGAHLNAGGALIMEIGADQGEAVRALFETMGKVTVTKDLESHDRVVTVEIE; encoded by the coding sequence ATGAGAAAATTCGTGTCCAAGATCGGAGGTCAGGCAGTACTGGAAGGCGTCATGATGCGCGGCGAGAAAAGCGTCGCCACAGCCGTCCGCACGTCCGACGGAAGGATCGAGGTGGAAACGGAGCGTATTCCCCAAGAAACGAAGTGGTGGAAAAAAGTTCCCGTCCTCCGCGGTTTTCTCAACTTTTTCGCTATGATGATCGTCGGGTCGAAAGTTTTGACTCGTTCCGCCGAACTTTACGGCGAAGATATGGGCGAGCCTTCCAAATTCGAGCTTTGGCTCGCGGAGCGGAGCAAAAAAAGCGTCATGGATATCGCGATCTTTATCGGCGTCCTTCTCGGCGTCGTCTTCGCGATCGGGCTTTTCGTCGCGCTTCCCGTCGGGGTCGTCACGCTTTTCGAGTATATTCCCGGATTCAAGGGCGTCCATTACGTTTGGAGAAATCTCGTCGTAAGCGGCGTTCGCCTGATCATCCTTTTGGGCTATCTTTTCGCCGTCTCTCTCGTTCCCGATATCAAACGCGTGTTTATGTATCACGGTGCGGAGCATAAGGTCATCACTTGTTTCGAGCAGGGCGAAGAACTGACCGTCGAGAACGCGCGCAAAATGAGCCGTCTGCACGATCGTTGCGGGACGAGCTTCCTCGTGATCACCGTTTTCGTCAGCGTCCTCGCAAGCGCGTTTCTTCCCGCGTTTGATAACGTCGGAAACAGGATGCTTTCCTTCTTGCTTCGTTTCGTGACGAGGCTTGCTTTGCTTCCCGTCGTCGCCGGCGTTTCTTACGAGGTTTTGAAAGGGCTTGCGAAGTTCGATAATCCCTTCGTCCGCATTTTGAAAAAGCCGGGTCTTTGGTTTCAGCTTTTAACGACCCGCGAGCCGGACGATTCGATGCTCGAAGTCTCGCTTACGTCCTTTAAGACCGTTATGGAAATGGACGCGGACGAGACCATCCCCACCAAAAAATTCAACGTTCGCAAAGACTATCGCCTCGTTCGCCGCGAAGCGTTGTCGTACATAACGGAGTCTGACGAAGCGGAAACGCTCGTCGATTGGATCTCCGCTTTTTATCTCAAAGTCGAGAGAAGCGAACTCGCGACGACGGAACTCATCGACGAATCCGCCACGAACTCGATCAAAGAAGCCGCGAAAAGAGTCGGAGCGGGCGAACCTTTGCAGTACGTCCTCGGCGAGACTTCCTTTTACGGCGTGACGATCAAGACGGACGCGCGCGCATTGATCCCGCGCGGTGACACGGAGTTTTTGGTCGAAGAAGCCTTGAAGCGCGACCTTTCGGAAGGAAAGCGCGTTTTGGATATTTGCACGGGGACGGGCGCGATCGCTCTCGTTCTCGCGTTAAAGACGAAAGCCGAAGTCTTCGCGTCGGACGTCAGCGAAGAAGCATTGTCTCTCGCGCGGGAAAATAAAGAAGCCTTGGGCGCGAACGTGACCTTTATCCAAAGCGATCTTTTCGCTTCGATCGAAGGTTCGTTCGATTTGATAACGGCGAATCCTCCCTACATCCCCCGCGCCGAGATCGAGAAATTGGACGCGAACGTTCGCAAAGAGCCTTTTCTCGCGCTTTGCGGCGGCGAAGACGGACTCGACTGTTACAGGGCGATCCGCGAAAGCGTCGGCGCGCATTTGAATGCGGGCGGCGCGCTCATTATGGAGATCGGAGCGGATCAGGGAGAAGCGGTTCGCGCGCTCTTTGAGACGATGGGGAAAGTGACGGTGACCAAAGACCTTGAATCGCACGACAGAGTGGTGACCGTGGAGATAGAATGA
- a CDS encoding aminoacyl-tRNA deacylase — MEKTNTMRILEQMGKPYEGKWLPSVPKDGVEAASMLGEEKERVFKTLVTEGSDFSHYVFVIPVGETLDLKKAAKAVGVKSVAMLPQKKLFPLTGYVHGGCSPIGMKKQFQTVFDETAILFDEIYTSAGKLGVFLKAAPSSFEAATGATFKDLIL, encoded by the coding sequence ATGGAAAAAACGAACACGATGCGCATCTTGGAGCAAATGGGAAAGCCGTACGAGGGAAAATGGCTTCCTTCCGTCCCGAAAGACGGGGTCGAAGCCGCTTCCATGCTCGGAGAGGAGAAGGAGCGCGTTTTCAAAACGCTCGTCACCGAAGGATCCGATTTTTCGCATTACGTCTTCGTGATCCCCGTCGGGGAGACGCTCGATCTCAAAAAGGCGGCGAAAGCGGTCGGCGTAAAAAGCGTCGCGATGCTTCCGCAAAAAAAGCTTTTCCCGCTGACGGGGTACGTCCACGGCGGATGCAGCCCGATCGGAATGAAAAAGCAGTTTCAAACGGTGTTTGACGAGACGGCGATTCTATTTGACGAGATTTATACGAGCGCGGGAAAACTCGGCGTCTTTTTGAAGGCGGCGCCGTCCTCGTTCGAAGCGGCTACGGGCGCGACGTTTAAAGATTTGATTTTATAA
- a CDS encoding ROK family protein, giving the protein MIYAGVDVGGMSIKCCLAKESGEILVKDSFKTQKGITCAEMGEQIASFLKGLAAKIGVNESDIAAVGIGTPGTVDGKRGVIVYSNNIVLENAPIVAEVKKHLDLPVFVENDANAAALGEAEFGAAKGLSDVVLITLGTGVGAGIIANGQMITGKGGAGAEGGHMVIKMGGEKCTCGNRGCFEAYASATALLRQTAKEVERRPDSLLAKLWKEKGESGIVPFDAAKADDPAGKKVIRNYVSYVAQGVASLANIFRPDVFLIGGGISNQGDYFIKKVSRKVNSLVYGAGKNGKVVVKAAELKNDAGLLGALALAIHGVRA; this is encoded by the coding sequence ATGATTTATGCAGGCGTGGACGTCGGAGGAATGAGCATCAAATGCTGTCTCGCGAAAGAGAGCGGCGAAATATTGGTCAAAGACAGTTTTAAGACGCAGAAAGGGATTACTTGCGCCGAAATGGGCGAGCAGATCGCGTCTTTTCTGAAAGGACTTGCGGCGAAGATCGGCGTGAACGAAAGCGATATCGCCGCCGTCGGAATCGGAACGCCCGGAACGGTGGACGGCAAAAGGGGCGTGATCGTGTACTCCAATAATATCGTGCTCGAAAACGCGCCGATCGTGGCGGAAGTCAAAAAACATTTGGATCTTCCCGTTTTCGTCGAGAACGACGCGAACGCGGCTGCCCTCGGCGAAGCGGAATTCGGCGCGGCGAAAGGTCTTTCGGACGTCGTCTTGATCACGCTCGGAACGGGCGTCGGCGCGGGGATCATCGCGAACGGGCAGATGATCACCGGTAAAGGCGGCGCAGGCGCGGAAGGCGGTCATATGGTCATCAAAATGGGCGGCGAAAAATGCACCTGCGGAAACAGAGGTTGCTTCGAGGCGTACGCTTCGGCGACCGCTTTATTGCGCCAGACCGCGAAGGAAGTCGAGCGCCGTCCGGATAGCCTTCTCGCGAAGCTTTGGAAAGAGAAGGGCGAGAGCGGTATCGTCCCGTTCGACGCCGCGAAAGCGGACGACCCTGCGGGGAAAAAGGTTATTCGTAATTACGTTTCTTACGTCGCGCAAGGCGTCGCTTCCTTGGCGAATATTTTCCGCCCCGACGTCTTTTTGATCGGCGGCGGCATCAGTAATCAAGGCGATTATTTCATCAAGAAGGTTTCGAGAAAGGTGAATTCGCTCGTTTACGGCGCGGGGAAAAACGGAAAAGTCGTCGTAAAAGCGGCGGAACTCAAAAACGACGCGGGACTTCTCGGCGCGTTGGCTTTGGCGATCCACGGCGTAAGAGCGTAA
- a CDS encoding 2-isopropylmalate synthase — protein sequence MIFYNSHKHLLQEQTYSYSLQDVAEPNLFREFFDYENVPRTAFDFFTVPMNTPENLWITDTTFRDGQQSMQPFTVEQIVELYKMLHRLGGKKGVVKQSEFFLYSEKDRAAVRACQELGYEFPEITSWIRATDSDFELVKEMGIKETGVLVSCSDYHIFNKLHLTRAQAMDKYLSIIKKALDRGIVPRAHLEDITRADSYGYVVPFVRELMKLSKESGIPIKVRACDTLGYGVTYPGSSLPRSVPRTIYGLWRYGEVPSEQMEWHGHNDFYKVVTNAATAWLYGCSAVNCALLGIGERTGNCPLEAMAVEYASLKGTTDGMDLSVITEIAEYFKRDIGYKIPPRTPFVGRDFNVTRAGVHVDGLMKDEEIYNIFNTAKILNRPPTVCVDNNSGLAGIAYWINNNFSLPEEEKVKKTDPIIAAVKQKVDELYASGRVPAMSDGELDALVREADPVLYEKFVKLGGEK from the coding sequence ATGATTTTTTACAACTCGCATAAGCATTTGTTGCAGGAGCAGACGTATTCTTATAGTTTGCAAGACGTGGCGGAACCCAATCTTTTCCGCGAGTTTTTCGACTATGAAAACGTTCCCCGCACGGCGTTTGACTTTTTCACCGTGCCGATGAACACTCCGGAAAACCTCTGGATCACCGACACGACCTTCCGCGACGGTCAGCAATCCATGCAGCCCTTTACCGTGGAGCAGATCGTCGAGCTTTACAAAATGCTGCATCGCCTCGGCGGTAAAAAAGGCGTCGTCAAACAAAGCGAATTCTTCCTTTACAGCGAGAAAGACAGAGCGGCGGTTCGCGCTTGCCAAGAGCTCGGCTACGAGTTCCCGGAGATCACGAGCTGGATCCGCGCCACCGATTCCGATTTCGAGCTCGTCAAAGAAATGGGAATCAAAGAGACGGGCGTCCTCGTCAGCTGTTCGGACTACCACATTTTCAATAAATTACATTTGACGCGCGCGCAAGCGATGGATAAATATTTGTCCATTATCAAAAAAGCGCTCGACAGAGGGATCGTTCCCCGCGCCCACCTCGAAGATATCACGAGGGCGGACTCCTACGGTTACGTCGTTCCTTTCGTCCGCGAATTGATGAAACTCTCCAAAGAGAGCGGAATCCCGATCAAAGTCCGCGCGTGCGACACGCTCGGTTACGGAGTTACTTACCCGGGCTCTTCTCTTCCGAGAAGCGTCCCGAGGACGATTTACGGCTTATGGCGTTACGGCGAAGTTCCTTCCGAGCAAATGGAATGGCACGGGCATAACGATTTCTACAAGGTCGTAACGAACGCCGCCACGGCTTGGCTGTACGGCTGTTCCGCCGTCAACTGCGCGCTCCTCGGTATCGGCGAACGCACCGGTAACTGCCCTCTTGAAGCGATGGCGGTGGAGTACGCTTCCCTGAAAGGGACGACGGACGGTATGGACCTTTCGGTCATCACCGAGATCGCGGAATACTTTAAGCGCGACATCGGCTACAAGATCCCGCCGCGTACCCCCTTCGTCGGAAGAGATTTCAACGTAACGCGCGCCGGCGTCCACGTCGACGGGTTGATGAAAGACGAGGAGATCTACAATATCTTCAACACCGCGAAGATCTTGAATCGTCCCCCGACGGTTTGCGTCGACAATAACTCGGGTCTCGCGGGAATCGCCTACTGGATCAACAATAATTTCTCCCTTCCCGAGGAGGAGAAAGTCAAAAAGACCGACCCGATTATCGCCGCGGTCAAGCAAAAGGTGGACGAGCTTTACGCAAGCGGCCGCGTCCCCGCGATGAGCGACGGAGAACTCGACGCGCTCGTCCGAGAAGCGGATCCGGTGCTGTACGAGAAATTCGTTAAGCTCGGCGGAGAAAAGTAA
- the prfA gene encoding peptide chain release factor 1, whose product MIEKLKKMKIRFDELNEKLADPQIIARQDEWQKVAKEHAALSEIMVNYDAYLRAEKDEADCERMLKEEKDPDLLALVEEERQEAKEKMEKLKETLKIQLLPKDPNDDKNVVIEIRAGTGGEEASLFGAVLMRMYMRFAERMRWKTEEVDINMTDLGGVKEAVFLVSGKGAYSKLKYESGAHRVQRVPATESQGRIHTSAATVAVLPEAEDVDASFNPADLKIDTYRAGGAGGQYVNKTESAIRITHIPTGLVVTCQDEKSQIKNKEKAMKVLKSKLYDYYRSQADKEYAEKRKAQVGSGDRSERIRTYNYPQGRVTDHRIGMTLYSLEQFLDGDMLEMIEALALNEQNELLKNSDRS is encoded by the coding sequence ATGATCGAGAAACTGAAAAAGATGAAAATCCGTTTCGACGAGCTGAATGAAAAGCTCGCCGATCCGCAAATAATCGCTCGGCAGGACGAGTGGCAGAAGGTTGCGAAGGAGCACGCGGCTCTTTCGGAGATCATGGTGAACTACGACGCCTACCTTCGCGCCGAAAAGGACGAAGCCGATTGCGAGCGCATGCTGAAAGAAGAAAAAGATCCCGATCTTTTGGCGCTTGTCGAAGAAGAAAGGCAGGAAGCGAAAGAGAAGATGGAGAAGCTCAAAGAGACGTTGAAAATCCAGCTCCTTCCCAAGGATCCCAACGACGATAAAAACGTCGTCATCGAGATCCGCGCGGGAACGGGCGGCGAAGAAGCGAGCCTTTTCGGCGCGGTTTTGATGCGGATGTATATGCGTTTCGCCGAGCGGATGCGTTGGAAGACCGAAGAGGTCGATATCAATATGACCGATCTCGGCGGCGTAAAAGAAGCGGTGTTTCTGGTGTCGGGTAAAGGCGCGTACAGCAAACTCAAATACGAGAGCGGCGCGCACCGCGTGCAGCGCGTTCCCGCGACCGAGTCGCAGGGCAGGATCCACACTTCCGCCGCGACGGTCGCCGTCCTTCCCGAAGCGGAAGACGTGGACGCTTCTTTCAATCCCGCCGATCTGAAAATCGACACCTATCGCGCGGGCGGCGCGGGCGGGCAGTACGTCAACAAGACCGAAAGCGCGATCCGCATCACCCATATCCCGACGGGACTCGTCGTCACCTGTCAGGACGAAAAATCGCAGATCAAGAATAAAGAGAAAGCGATGAAGGTTTTGAAATCGAAGCTGTACGACTATTATCGCTCGCAAGCGGATAAGGAGTACGCGGAGAAGAGAAAGGCGCAGGTCGGAAGCGGCGACAGGTCGGAGCGCATCCGCACCTACAATTATCCCCAAGGGCGCGTGACCGATCACCGCATCGGAATGACGCTTTACAGTTTGGAACAGTTTTTGGACGGCGATATGCTTGAAATGATCGAAGCGCTCGCTTTGAACGAGCAGAACGAGCTTTTGAAAAACAGCGACCGATCGTAA
- a CDS encoding ABC transporter ATP-binding protein, with protein sequence MADIIVSDIQKSFSGREILHSVSFTVKSGDFLSITGESGSGKSTLLSIMGGVLRPDGGSVKIGESEISSIPEKELALLRRTKIGFVYQFFNLVPTMTVRDNILLPLRLSGKRAADYEEKFGRLAEFTRLSSVLSSYPDVLSGGEQQRAAILRALIHDPDVIFLDEPTGNLDSANARAVMELLSDLNKTFGVTVVQVTHSEQGASYGNSRIRVKDGAIESCF encoded by the coding sequence ATGGCGGATATAATCGTTTCAGATATTCAAAAGAGTTTCAGCGGCAGGGAGATCCTGCACTCCGTTTCTTTTACGGTGAAATCGGGGGATTTCCTTTCGATCACGGGTGAGAGCGGCAGCGGAAAAAGTACGCTCCTTTCGATCATGGGCGGCGTCCTTCGCCCGGACGGCGGCTCCGTAAAAATCGGCGAAAGCGAGATCTCTTCGATTCCCGAAAAAGAGCTTGCTCTGTTGCGGCGAACGAAGATCGGGTTCGTCTATCAGTTTTTCAATCTCGTCCCGACGATGACCGTTCGCGATAATATTCTGCTTCCCTTGCGCTTGTCCGGAAAACGGGCGGCGGACTATGAAGAAAAGTTCGGGCGACTTGCGGAATTTACCCGCCTTTCTTCCGTACTCTCTTCCTATCCGGACGTCTTATCGGGCGGCGAGCAGCAGCGCGCGGCGATCCTTCGCGCGTTGATCCACGATCCCGACGTCATCTTTCTGGACGAACCGACCGGAAACCTCGACAGCGCGAACGCGCGCGCGGTTATGGAACTTTTGTCCGATCTCAATAAGACTTTCGGCGTGACCGTCGTTCAGGTCACCCACAGCGAGCAGGGCGCGTCCTACGGGAACAGTCGGATCCGAGTGAAAGACGGCGCGATCGAATCATGTTTCTGA
- a CDS encoding zinc-binding dehydrogenase — MKVWRIVGVKSLSMEEETGDLRPDYVKVKVAKLGLSSADISVYEGTAPVALPIVPGRIATGVISEANPGSRFRKGERVLLSPYSKDQKGRLRVRGSDEDGYLADYVVVPEECVYSLPESITEDMGVFAEYISIAAALTDKLDLKHEQYVAILGANALGLIFAQLAIYYQAIPIIIDKSDKKLEEAAEYGIYYRVNSSKQDAAKRIRQITCGRMADCTVFECRSSQQPQLAFSLTAEGGKVGIVGYDTFVGKLSADISAIMGRQLSVVGINNGSSDMNAAINLLANEVVKVDNLVEKTVDFLAAPVAFTEAMDEDNNYLKTLIKC; from the coding sequence ATGAAAGTTTGGAGAATCGTGGGCGTAAAATCGCTCTCTATGGAAGAAGAAACGGGGGATCTCCGCCCGGATTACGTCAAAGTCAAAGTTGCGAAGCTCGGATTGTCGAGCGCGGATATTTCGGTATACGAAGGGACCGCGCCCGTCGCTCTCCCGATCGTCCCCGGTCGCATCGCGACGGGGGTCATCAGCGAAGCCAACCCCGGAAGCCGCTTCCGCAAGGGCGAAAGAGTCCTTCTCTCTCCCTATTCGAAAGATCAGAAAGGCAGGCTGAGAGTTCGCGGATCGGATGAGGACGGGTATCTCGCGGATTACGTCGTCGTCCCCGAAGAGTGCGTCTATTCTCTTCCCGAAAGCATAACGGAAGATATGGGCGTTTTCGCCGAATATATTTCGATCGCCGCGGCTTTGACCGATAAGCTCGATTTGAAGCACGAGCAGTACGTCGCCATTCTCGGCGCGAACGCGCTCGGTTTGATCTTCGCGCAGCTCGCGATCTATTATCAGGCGATTCCGATCATTATCGACAAGTCGGATAAAAAGCTTGAAGAAGCCGCCGAGTACGGCATCTATTACAGAGTGAATTCTTCCAAGCAGGACGCGGCGAAGCGCATTCGTCAGATTACTTGCGGCAGAATGGCGGATTGCACCGTTTTCGAATGCCGCTCTTCTCAGCAGCCGCAACTTGCCTTTTCGTTGACTGCGGAAGGGGGAAAGGTCGGCATCGTCGGTTACGATACCTTCGTCGGTAAACTCAGCGCGGATATTTCCGCGATCATGGGGCGCCAGCTCTCCGTCGTCGGGATCAATAACGGTTCGTCGGATATGAACGCCGCGATTAACCTTCTCGCGAACGAAGTCGTCAAGGTGGATAACCTCGTCGAAAAGACGGTGGATTTTCTCGCCGCTCCCGTCGCCTTTACCGAAGCGATGGACGAGGATAACAATTATTTGAAGACTTTGATCAAGTGTTAA
- a CDS encoding DMT family transporter: MLLVAAFFWGMAFVVQATDKIPPFTFTAVRSLIGAAVLFPVAILMDKGKVRRGEKAILPADEKKKAFRTLLIGGLCCGAVLTCATNLQQFGMSLNLEAGKAGFITAMYIVLVPFLGLLTGKKSGIVMWISVLIAVAGLYFICVKGAFRINKGDICLIACAFAFAGHITVVDHFTNVTDGVKLSAMQFVFCGLFSLAASLIFEFGKISFSELLAFYPSFLYMGICSCGIAYTFQILGQKGTNPTAASLIMSFESCFSLLGGVLFLGERLTPREWIGFALMVVAIVLTETKELFEKAPTPEFKPVSSENKPV, translated from the coding sequence ATGCTGCTCGTCGCGGCGTTTTTTTGGGGAATGGCGTTCGTCGTTCAGGCGACGGACAAGATCCCGCCTTTTACCTTTACCGCCGTGCGTTCTTTGATCGGCGCCGCCGTCCTTTTCCCCGTGGCGATCTTGATGGACAAAGGAAAAGTCAGACGCGGCGAAAAAGCGATCCTGCCCGCGGACGAAAAGAAAAAAGCGTTTCGGACGCTTTTGATCGGCGGGCTTTGTTGCGGCGCGGTTTTGACTTGCGCCACGAATCTCCAGCAATTCGGAATGAGTCTGAACCTCGAAGCGGGAAAGGCGGGCTTCATCACCGCGATGTACATCGTCTTGGTTCCCTTCCTCGGACTTCTCACGGGGAAAAAGAGCGGGATCGTTATGTGGATCTCCGTTTTGATCGCAGTTGCGGGGCTGTACTTCATTTGCGTAAAAGGCGCGTTTCGGATCAATAAGGGTGATATCTGCCTGATCGCCTGCGCGTTTGCTTTCGCGGGGCATATCACGGTCGTCGATCACTTTACGAACGTTACGGACGGTGTAAAACTCAGCGCGATGCAATTCGTCTTCTGCGGGCTGTTTTCCCTCGCCGCCTCGCTGATCTTCGAATTCGGAAAGATCTCTTTTTCCGAGCTTCTCGCTTTCTATCCGTCCTTCCTTTATATGGGCATTTGTTCCTGCGGCATCGCATACACCTTCCAGATCCTCGGGCAAAAAGGAACCAATCCGACCGCCGCTTCTTTGATTATGAGCTTCGAATCTTGTTTTTCTCTGCTCGGCGGCGTCCTCTTCCTCGGCGAGCGGCTTACCCCGCGCGAATGGATCGGGTTCGCCCTGATGGTCGTCGCGATCGTCTTGACCGAGACCAAAGAGCTTTTCGAAAAAGCGCCGACGCCCGAATTCAAACCCGTTTCGTCCGAAAACAAACCCGTTTGA
- the rpmE gene encoding 50S ribosomal protein L31: MKESIHPEYRKAKVVCACGNTFETGTTKKADVISVDICNKCHPFFTGKQKLVDTGGRVEKFNNRYNRNK, translated from the coding sequence ATGAAAGAATCCATCCATCCCGAATACAGAAAAGCAAAAGTGGTTTGCGCTTGCGGCAACACTTTCGAAACGGGCACTACGAAAAAGGCGGACGTTATCTCCGTCGATATTTGTAACAAATGTCACCCTTTCTTTACCGGTAAGCAAAAGCTTGTGGATACCGGCGGCAGGGTCGAAAAGTTCAACAACCGCTATAACAGAAACAAATAA
- the thrC gene encoding threonine synthase, with product MKYISTRNARHSVSGTEAILTGISPDGGLFVPESFPQVTMQDIRNMEEMTYAERAAFVMGLYLDEFSEEELLAIANRAYSRFDDEDACPLTKIDEGAFILELWHGPTFAFKDVALTVLPQLISACREKRGEKMKTLVLVATSGDTGKAALEGFKDVAGTEIMVFYPDEGVSDMQKLQMVTTGGENTYVAGIRGNFDDAQTAVKTIFTDKAVAEELKEKGYVMSSANSINWGRLLPQITYYFSAYADMLSSGEIKEGEKVNFCVPTGNFGDILAGYYAFKMGLPVNKLLCASNINNVLTDFFNSGEYDATRDFHKTISPSMDILISSNLERLVFEMTDRDGEKVKELMAELKETGKYSVPLSVIRRAFGVFYGGFADEEETMESMSNAFDEYGYVVDPHTAVALSVYDNYMMITNDQTPVVVLSTASPYKFAQDVYEAIGESRVEDPFKAVKKLHSLSGMEIPEGIAALETYEVRFRDVLKKSEIKQKVMERVDRQ from the coding sequence ATGAAATATATCAGCACGAGGAACGCACGTCATTCCGTGAGTGGCACGGAAGCGATTTTGACGGGGATAAGCCCGGACGGAGGTCTTTTCGTCCCGGAAAGTTTTCCGCAAGTCACGATGCAAGACATCAGGAATATGGAAGAAATGACCTACGCGGAGCGCGCGGCGTTCGTGATGGGGCTTTATTTGGATGAGTTTTCCGAAGAAGAGCTTCTCGCGATCGCGAATCGCGCTTACTCCCGTTTCGACGACGAGGACGCTTGCCCCTTGACCAAGATCGACGAGGGCGCGTTCATCCTCGAACTTTGGCACGGCCCGACGTTCGCCTTTAAGGACGTCGCGCTCACCGTCCTTCCCCAATTGATTTCCGCTTGCCGCGAAAAGAGAGGGGAGAAGATGAAGACGCTCGTCCTCGTCGCGACCAGCGGCGACACGGGAAAAGCCGCGCTCGAAGGGTTCAAGGACGTCGCGGGAACGGAGATCATGGTCTTCTATCCGGATGAAGGCGTTTCCGATATGCAAAAACTTCAAATGGTGACGACGGGCGGGGAGAATACTTACGTCGCGGGGATCCGCGGCAATTTCGACGACGCGCAAACCGCCGTTAAGACGATCTTTACCGATAAGGCGGTCGCGGAAGAGCTGAAAGAAAAAGGCTATGTTATGTCTTCCGCGAACAGCATCAACTGGGGAAGATTGCTCCCGCAGATCACTTATTATTTCTCGGCGTACGCCGATATGCTTTCCTCGGGAGAGATCAAAGAAGGCGAAAAAGTCAATTTCTGTGTTCCGACCGGAAACTTCGGCGATATCCTCGCGGGATATTATGCGTTTAAGATGGGGCTTCCCGTCAATAAACTGTTGTGCGCGTCCAATATCAATAACGTCTTGACCGATTTCTTCAATTCGGGTGAGTACGACGCGACGCGCGATTTTCACAAGACGATCTCGCCGTCGATGGATATTTTGATCTCCTCCAACCTCGAAAGACTCGTCTTCGAAATGACGGATCGCGACGGAGAAAAGGTCAAAGAATTGATGGCGGAACTCAAAGAAACGGGCAAGTATTCCGTTCCTCTGTCGGTGATCCGCCGCGCTTTCGGCGTCTTTTACGGCGGCTTCGCGGACGAAGAAGAGACGATGGAGTCGATGAGCAACGCTTTCGACGAGTACGGTTACGTCGTCGATCCGCATACTGCCGTCGCGCTTTCGGTCTACGATAATTATATGATGATCACGAACGATCAGACGCCCGTCGTCGTCTTGTCCACGGCGAGCCCGTATAAATTCGCGCAGGACGTCTACGAAGCGATCGGCGAAAGCCGCGTGGAAGATCCGTTCAAAGCGGTGAAGAAATTGCATTCCCTGAGCGGAATGG